A genomic stretch from Methylorubrum extorquens includes:
- a CDS encoding conserved protein of unknown function DUF949 (Evidence 4 : Unknown function but conserved in other organisms) has product MLPPNRSRGSVRSFLRTLIPGLVGLAILTASNTLARADKANAPIPAATLALMAARGTNAASPIVLRAYKKESEIEVWKRNASGRYVPIKTYPICRWSGQLGPKTKSGDRQTPEGFYTVAKSQMNPNSRYYLSFDVGYPNAYDRAHGSTGSAVMVHGVCSSMGCFAMTDAVAGELFAIAREAFAGGQGAFQFQSFPFRMTAANMARHRTDPNIAFWRQLKEGSDRFEATGEEPAVSVAGGRYTFAPSRDPAKEAAFTALHKDETDRIAALVEEGAAAVRTTYSDGGQHAFWAARILQGHPVGDISRPEALAYAGQEVVLIPARRRAPPPPPVPDALWAAWIGTASPSLTMRTASFVPPYAAATARITAPVTRYAQTWPSLARTAIERTLPPPDLAPSQPPIEKLAQR; this is encoded by the coding sequence ATGCTTCCCCCGAACCGCTCTCGAGGCTCTGTGAGATCCTTCCTCAGAACCTTGATTCCGGGGCTGGTCGGGTTGGCGATCCTCACCGCGTCGAACACGCTCGCCCGGGCCGACAAGGCGAATGCGCCGATCCCGGCGGCGACCCTGGCGCTGATGGCCGCGCGCGGCACCAACGCCGCCTCGCCGATCGTGCTGCGGGCCTACAAGAAGGAATCCGAGATCGAGGTCTGGAAGCGCAACGCCAGCGGGCGCTACGTGCCGATCAAGACCTATCCGATCTGCCGCTGGTCCGGGCAACTCGGGCCGAAGACCAAGAGCGGCGACCGGCAGACGCCGGAGGGGTTCTACACGGTGGCGAAAAGCCAGATGAACCCGAACTCGCGCTACTACCTCTCCTTCGACGTCGGCTACCCCAACGCCTACGACCGGGCGCACGGCTCCACCGGCTCGGCGGTGATGGTGCACGGCGTCTGCTCGTCGATGGGCTGCTTTGCCATGACGGATGCGGTCGCGGGCGAACTGTTCGCGATCGCCCGCGAGGCGTTCGCCGGCGGGCAGGGCGCGTTTCAGTTTCAGTCCTTCCCGTTCCGGATGACCGCCGCGAACATGGCCCGGCACCGGACCGACCCGAACATCGCCTTCTGGCGCCAGTTGAAGGAGGGTTCGGACCGCTTCGAGGCGACCGGCGAGGAGCCGGCCGTGAGCGTCGCGGGCGGCCGCTACACCTTCGCGCCCTCGCGCGATCCGGCCAAGGAGGCGGCCTTCACCGCCCTGCACAAGGACGAGACCGACCGCATCGCCGCCCTAGTGGAGGAGGGCGCGGCGGCCGTGCGCACGACCTATTCCGACGGCGGCCAGCACGCCTTCTGGGCGGCGCGGATCCTTCAGGGTCATCCGGTGGGCGATATCAGCCGGCCGGAGGCGCTGGCCTATGCCGGCCAAGAGGTCGTGCTGATCCCCGCCCGCCGCAGGGCGCCGCCACCGCCGCCCGTACCGGACGCCTTATGGGCGGCCTGGATCGGCACGGCCAGCCCGTCGCTCACCATGCGGACCGCGAGTTTCGTGCCGCCCTACGCCGCCGCGACCGCCCGCATCACGGCACCGGTCACGCGCTATGCACAGACCTGGCCGAGCCTCGCCCGCACGGCGATCGAGCGTACGCTGCCGCCGCCCGACCTCGCCCCTTCGCAACCCCCGATTGAGAAACTGGCCCAGCGCTGA
- a CDS encoding Putative hydrolase of beta-lactamase superfamily (Evidence 3 : Putative function from multiple computational evidences; Product type e : enzyme) — MTLPYPAKDDSLVLRFWGVRGSTPVSGPENAEFGGNTPCLEIRCGERLFVIDAGSGLGAFGRNCCESLPQDIDLLFSHLHLDHTAGLPFFKPAVLDGARTIHTYCGNLDGASAEEALGRLFSPPLFPVTLDVLPCTFAHHGFRAGEPLTFADGIRVDTILLDHPQGSTGYRFDHGGKRLCIISDIEHGVNWPDPDLCRFVEGADLLVYDGMFTEGEYPCCKGWGHSTWQKGVELAKGAGAKALAIIHLHPCHSDVQLRSVEAEMQAEMPTAFIARERQSIEVGRPLVGLAEPPVVALARRA; from the coding sequence ATGACCCTGCCATATCCAGCCAAGGACGATTCCCTCGTCCTGCGTTTCTGGGGCGTCCGCGGCTCTACGCCGGTCAGCGGCCCGGAGAACGCCGAGTTCGGCGGCAATACGCCGTGCCTGGAGATCCGCTGCGGGGAACGTCTGTTCGTGATCGATGCCGGCTCGGGCCTCGGCGCCTTCGGGCGCAACTGCTGCGAGAGCCTGCCGCAGGATATCGACCTGCTGTTCAGCCACCTGCATCTCGATCACACGGCGGGCCTGCCGTTCTTCAAACCAGCAGTTCTGGACGGAGCCCGCACGATCCACACCTATTGCGGCAACCTCGACGGGGCCAGCGCCGAGGAGGCCCTCGGCCGGCTGTTCTCGCCGCCGCTCTTTCCCGTCACGCTCGACGTGCTGCCCTGTACCTTCGCGCATCACGGCTTCCGCGCGGGCGAGCCGCTCACCTTTGCCGACGGCATCCGGGTCGATACGATTCTGCTCGACCACCCGCAGGGATCGACCGGCTACCGCTTCGACCATGGTGGCAAGCGGCTCTGCATCATCAGCGACATCGAGCACGGCGTGAACTGGCCCGATCCGGACCTGTGCCGCTTCGTCGAGGGGGCCGACCTCCTCGTCTATGACGGCATGTTCACGGAGGGCGAGTATCCCTGCTGCAAGGGCTGGGGCCACTCGACCTGGCAGAAGGGCGTGGAACTGGCCAAGGGCGCGGGCGCCAAGGCGCTCGCCATCATCCACCTCCATCCCTGCCATTCGGACGTGCAGTTGCGCTCGGTCGAGGCCGAGATGCAGGCCGAGATGCCCACCGCCTTCATCGCCCGCGAGCGGCAGTCGATCGAGG
- a CDS encoding protein of unknown function (Evidence 5 : Unknown function) — protein sequence MLRVERNTVVSGDPQETEAVTV from the coding sequence GTGCTGCGGGTGGAGCGCAACACGGTGGTGAGCGGCGATCCGCAGGAAACCGAGGCGGTGACCGTCTGA
- a CDS encoding transcriptional regulator, Ros/MucR family (Evidence 2b : Function from indirect experimental evidences (e.g. phenotypes); Product type r : regulator) gives MSETNQVTQHDRIELAADLVSAYVSNNSLPSPELAGLIVQVHAALVALSAPQAPKEEEVERATPAQIKKSITPDALISFIDGKPYKTLKRHLTTHGLDIDGYRRRYGLPADYPTVSSNYSAARSALAKDLGLGQQRRKSSAKAAEPVDEVVAEAAPEPRRKAAAGEGRKTGGRRKAA, from the coding sequence ATGTCGGAAACCAATCAGGTCACGCAACACGACCGTATCGAACTCGCAGCCGATCTCGTCTCGGCTTATGTCTCCAACAACTCTCTGCCGTCGCCTGAACTCGCGGGCTTGATTGTTCAGGTTCATGCGGCCCTGGTCGCCCTGTCGGCACCGCAGGCGCCCAAGGAAGAAGAAGTCGAGCGGGCGACACCGGCCCAGATCAAGAAGTCGATCACGCCGGATGCCCTGATCTCCTTCATCGACGGCAAGCCATACAAGACGCTCAAGCGGCACCTGACCACGCACGGCCTCGACATCGACGGCTACCGCCGCCGCTACGGCCTGCCGGCCGACTATCCGACGGTCTCGTCCAACTATTCGGCCGCGCGCTCGGCGCTCGCCAAGGATCTCGGCCTCGGCCAGCAGCGCCGCAAATCCTCGGCGAAGGCCGCGGAGCCGGTCGATGAGGTGGTGGCGGAAGCGGCCCCTGAGCCGCGCCGCAAGGCCGCTGCCGGCGAAGGCCGCAAGACCGGCGGGCGCCGCAAGGCCGCCTGA
- a CDS encoding protein of unknown function (Evidence 5 : Unknown function) produces MAVFRVARVCVIGPMRYNYVKGRAGACPVCGTAPALPKSPDREEPDA; encoded by the coding sequence GTGGCAGTATTTCGCGTGGCGCGGGTGTGCGTGATCGGGCCGATGCGCTACAACTATGTTAAGGGCCGTGCCGGGGCCTGCCCCGTGTGCGGCACTGCGCCGGCATTGCCGAAAAGTCCCGATCGCGAAGAGCCCGATGCGTAA
- the ecfG gene encoding RNA polymerase sigma factor (Evidence 2a : Function from experimental evidences in other organisms; Product type f : factor) yields MRNDTEATLDRPAMTDGRPKLSDSIRSHLGDHLRSVYDTLGAGEDTPSRFSELIGKLEAALKAQGERIDPEFRNGLLSAVPSLRAFALSLTSNPARSDDLVQDTLLKGWQHRARFQPGTNLNAWLFTILRNIFYSDHRKRVREVEDQDGSYAARLATAPHQGDRLDVEDLQTALAKLPPDQREALVLVGAEGVSYEEAATIMGCKVGTVKSRVSRARGRLAELLGYDEEDLSSDRLIQSAMPDA; encoded by the coding sequence ATGCGTAACGATACCGAAGCGACCCTGGATCGTCCCGCGATGACAGACGGCCGTCCCAAACTTTCCGACTCAATCCGCAGCCATCTCGGCGATCATCTGCGCAGCGTGTACGACACGCTCGGCGCGGGCGAGGACACACCGTCCCGCTTCTCCGAACTGATCGGCAAGCTCGAAGCGGCCCTCAAGGCGCAGGGCGAGCGGATCGATCCCGAATTCCGCAACGGCCTGCTCTCCGCGGTGCCGTCCTTGCGCGCCTTCGCCCTGTCGCTGACCTCGAACCCCGCGCGCTCCGACGACCTCGTGCAGGACACCCTGCTCAAGGGTTGGCAGCACCGCGCCCGCTTCCAGCCGGGCACGAACCTCAACGCGTGGCTCTTCACGATCCTGCGCAACATCTTCTACTCGGATCACCGCAAGCGCGTGCGCGAGGTCGAGGATCAGGACGGCTCCTACGCCGCCCGCCTCGCGACCGCGCCGCATCAGGGCGACCGGCTCGATGTCGAGGATCTGCAGACGGCGCTCGCCAAGCTGCCGCCGGACCAGCGCGAGGCCCTCGTGCTGGTGGGCGCCGAGGGCGTCTCCTACGAGGAGGCCGCGACCATCATGGGCTGCAAGGTCGGCACGGTGAAGAGCCGCGTCAGCCGCGCCCGCGGCCGTCTCGCCGAACTCCTCGGGTATGACGAGGAGGATCTGTCCTCTGACCGTCTCATCCAGTCGGCGATGCCCGACGCCTGA
- a CDS encoding protein of unknown function (Evidence 5 : Unknown function) — protein MPVVLRSLSDFKKFLRKPGATLQIVQNTFVDRQDAESRAAYRRKGLYEPRTLRALSKKAAVFDVKGHETTVWLYWDRGTRHWRFSGDTVTVPLNATLGPPDAVVYRCTLPPPSGQRCPASQRDDDEAMLPGL, from the coding sequence ATGCCCGTGGTCTTGCGATCCCTGAGCGATTTCAAGAAATTCCTCCGCAAACCCGGAGCGACCCTGCAAATCGTTCAGAACACCTTCGTCGATCGTCAGGACGCCGAGTCCCGCGCCGCCTATCGCCGCAAGGGCCTCTACGAGCCGCGAACCCTCCGGGCGCTCTCGAAGAAGGCCGCCGTGTTCGACGTGAAGGGCCACGAAACCACCGTGTGGCTCTACTGGGATCGCGGCACCCGACACTGGCGCTTCTCCGGCGATACCGTCACGGTCCCGCTCAACGCCACCCTCGGACCGCCCGACGCGGTGGTCTATCGCTGCACTCTGCCTCCGCCGAGCGGGCAACGTTGTCCCGCCAGCCAGCGCGACGACGATGAGGCCATGCTGCCGGGCCTCTAA
- a CDS encoding membrane protein of unknown function (Evidence 5 : Unknown function) codes for MTERAFPPAAETVPLYGAPVIGPDETVTSIAAALAGSVLAPAGRLWWLAVAGTLVPILVWAGLRSTVPAAFGPAAAAWWIGLAAGCLLISGLLLLAGVAWRCGIGRLTQTAALLCAGLAALYPVPVHPVSLGALLLASLGLWAAPLLPDLAVLRDAAGPDRRRARLYRALSAGWCGSALQWLAWERACRGFGLLGILAAVAVLIDLALAAALRTDRHDTLLPVALLVEAVLSGAGLIAALAMTLRRGRGLDGLITGRHLDILGRLLLAFGLAALYCHVTEIVTALLYGDAAERARLTRRLLGDEAPAFWILMLAGLLPTQLFWIPAIRRSALALGLIGALVAVGLGADHVLATRIGATGAALADLLTAGIATLGSAGLFVLGLLLLFRLVPPVGIAETRQLALAQNADAAPRVPETAPDARPGPFAVQPLAQPPGQPPGLIAIFASEAGLAEAARGLSGPRAPRLDAFGPVPMPEAAAALHREERSLNRLALFGAFLGFAAFLAIRIVGLAGDMPDGPASVAALLARPLSWPDSWPNSWSTAWPTPWPAAWPLSWAMAAVPALSAAAAGGVLGLAVALLSVVRAGQVGRLPPSALAGHFVLTIEPSGAPFIPAALARRLNALPTDAGRPLALYGLAAGEPQR; via the coding sequence ATGACCGAACGCGCGTTTCCACCTGCCGCCGAGACCGTTCCCCTCTACGGCGCGCCGGTGATCGGGCCCGACGAGACGGTCACCTCGATCGCTGCCGCGCTCGCGGGGAGCGTGCTCGCGCCGGCCGGCCGCCTTTGGTGGCTCGCCGTTGCCGGAACGCTCGTCCCGATCCTCGTCTGGGCCGGTCTGCGCTCGACCGTGCCGGCCGCGTTCGGTCCGGCCGCCGCCGCGTGGTGGATCGGGCTCGCCGCGGGGTGCCTGCTGATCTCGGGGCTGCTGCTACTCGCGGGCGTGGCCTGGCGCTGCGGAATCGGCCGCCTGACACAGACCGCTGCCCTGCTCTGCGCGGGTCTCGCTGCGCTCTATCCGGTGCCGGTCCATCCGGTGAGCCTCGGGGCCTTGCTCCTGGCGAGCCTCGGCCTGTGGGCGGCGCCGCTCCTGCCAGATCTGGCGGTGTTGCGCGACGCCGCGGGGCCGGATCGCCGACGCGCCCGCCTCTACCGAGCGCTCTCCGCCGGCTGGTGCGGCTCGGCGCTGCAATGGCTCGCCTGGGAGCGGGCTTGCCGGGGGTTCGGCCTGCTCGGCATTCTCGCGGCGGTGGCGGTGCTGATCGACCTCGCGCTGGCGGCCGCCCTTCGCACCGACCGGCACGACACCCTGCTTCCGGTCGCCCTGCTGGTCGAGGCGGTGCTCTCGGGCGCCGGGCTGATCGCGGCACTCGCCATGACCCTGCGCCGAGGCCGCGGGCTCGACGGCCTCATCACCGGCCGCCACCTCGACATCCTGGGGCGGCTACTGCTCGCCTTCGGCCTGGCCGCCCTCTATTGCCACGTCACCGAGATCGTCACCGCCCTTCTCTACGGCGACGCGGCCGAGCGGGCGCGCCTGACGCGCCGGCTCCTCGGCGACGAGGCGCCCGCCTTCTGGATACTCATGCTCGCCGGGCTTCTCCCCACGCAATTGTTCTGGATCCCCGCCATCCGCCGCAGCGCCCTCGCCCTCGGCCTGATCGGCGCCCTCGTCGCCGTCGGCCTCGGTGCGGATCATGTGCTCGCCACGCGGATCGGGGCGACGGGGGCGGCCCTGGCGGATCTCCTGACCGCGGGGATCGCGACGCTGGGCTCCGCTGGGCTGTTCGTCCTCGGCCTGTTGCTTCTTTTCCGTCTCGTGCCGCCGGTCGGAATCGCCGAGACACGCCAACTCGCCCTCGCCCAGAACGCGGACGCCGCGCCGCGGGTGCCGGAGACCGCGCCGGACGCCCGGCCGGGCCCGTTCGCCGTGCAGCCCCTTGCCCAACCCCCCGGCCAGCCCCCTGGCCTCATCGCGATCTTCGCCTCGGAGGCCGGGCTGGCCGAGGCGGCGCGTGGGCTCTCGGGGCCCCGCGCGCCGCGCCTCGACGCCTTCGGTCCGGTGCCGATGCCGGAGGCCGCCGCTGCCCTGCACCGGGAGGAGCGAAGCCTGAACCGCCTCGCCCTGTTCGGTGCCTTTCTCGGATTTGCGGCCTTCCTCGCCATCCGCATCGTGGGCCTTGCCGGGGACATGCCGGACGGGCCGGCGAGCGTGGCGGCACTCCTCGCCCGCCCGCTCTCTTGGCCCGATTCCTGGCCCAATTCCTGGTCGACCGCTTGGCCAACGCCTTGGCCGGCCGCGTGGCCGTTATCCTGGGCCATGGCGGCGGTGCCAGCTCTCTCCGCGGCGGCGGCGGGCGGCGTGCTCGGCCTTGCGGTCGCGCTCCTGTCCGTTGTGAGAGCCGGGCAGGTCGGCCGCCTCCCCCCCTCCGCCCTCGCCGGACATTTCGTGCTGACGATCGAGCCCTCCGGCGCGCCGTTCATTCCGGCGGCCCTCGCCCGGCGCCTCAACGCCCTGCCGACGGATGCGGGACGTCCCCTCGCCCTGTACGGCCTCGCCGCCGGGGAGCCGCAGCGGTGA
- a CDS encoding protein of unknown function (Evidence 5 : Unknown function): MLFGAGEHMAGDPRSSPWAEGQPFPHFPAIPFGSALPHPPFGRDRMAVRDTPSPAFVLQDRSRAQPAADR; encoded by the coding sequence TTGCTCTTTGGTGCGGGAGAGCACATGGCGGGCGATCCGCGTTCGAGTCCGTGGGCGGAGGGCCAGCCTTTCCCGCATTTCCCAGCCATCCCGTTCGGCAGCGCCCTTCCCCACCCTCCCTTCGGACGAGACCGGATGGCCGTGCGAGACACACCATCGCCCGCCTTTGTCCTTCAGGATCGAAGTCGCGCGCAGCCTGCGGCCGACCGTTGA